GTGCCCTATCGACGACCGGGCTTTCAACTGGCGAAGGAGGTCGCGATCGCCGTGCGAAACAACCCGGATGCACGTGGCGTCGTGCTCATGAACCACGGGCTGATCACCTGGGGCGAAACGGCCAGGGAGGCGTACGACCGGCACATCGACCTCGTCAGTCGAGCGGAAGAAATCGTGTCCAGGCGCGCCCCGCATGCGTCCGCGGCGGCAGCGCATGGCGTTCAAGCTCTCCCCGCCCAAAAGCGCCGGGACCTCGCGGCGAGGCTCGCGCCGGTGCTGCGCGGATTGTTGAGCCAACGGGCTCGGAAAATCCTTCGGTTCGACGACGGAGCCGACATCCTGGACTTCCTTGCAAGCCCCCGGTTGGCCGACGTCACCCGCGCCGGCGCCGCGACGCCCGACCACATGTTGAACACCAAGCGACGGCCCCTCGTCCTCGCCGCGCCCGATCCGTCCGACCTGGCGGGTATCACCGATGCGCTCCGCGAGTCCGTCGCGCGCTATTGCGAGGAGGAAGAAGCGCATTACGCGCGGTTTCGCACCGATGAGCCGCTCCTGGACTCTGCGCCGCGCGTCGTCCTGATGCCTGGCATCGGGATGTGGACGTCTGGCCGTGACGCCCGCGGCGCGCTGATTCCAGCGGACATCTACCACCACACGGTTCGGGTGGTGACGGGCGCGGAGGCGATCGACCGCTATGCGTCGCTGAGCGAGCGCGACGCGTTCGACGCGGAGTACTGGCCGCTGGAGCTGTACAAGCTCAGCCTCGCGCCTCCCGACCGCGACCTCGCCGGACGCATCGCCCTGGTGACCGGCGCCGCGGGCGCCATCGGCCGCGCCATCGCGCGGCGGCTCGCCGAAGAGGGGGCACACGTCGTGGTTTCCGACCTCGACGAGGAGGGTGCGGCTGAGGTCGCGGGCGCCATCGTCAAGCAGCGTGGCCACGCTCGGGCTGTGTCGGTGCGCCTCGACGTGACCGACGAGGCCTCGGTGGAGCGCGCGTTCGACTTTGCCCGGCTCACCTACGGCGGGCTCGACCTTCTCGTCTCGAACGCCGGCGTCGCCCACGTTGCGCCCGTGGAGGAGCTATCGCTGGCCGACTGGGAGCAAAGCCTCGCCATCAACGCCACCGGTCATTTCCTGGCGGCCCGCGCCGCCATGCGGCTGTTTCGGGAACAACGGATCGGCGGGGCGATGGTGTTTGTCGCGACGAAAAACGTCACGGCCCCCGGGAAGGATTTTGGCGCCTACAGCGCGGCCAAGGCGGCGGAGGCGCAGCTCGCGCGGGTGCTCGCCATCGAGGGCGGCGAGTACGGCGTGCGCGTAAACATGGTAAATCCCGACGCCGTGTTCGCCGGGTCCGGGCTCTGGTCGAACGAGGTGCGCCAGCAGCGGGCCAGCTCCTACGGGATCCCGGTCGATGAGCTCGAGGCTCACTACAGCCAGAGAAATTTGCTCCGCGCCCGAATCACCGCCGAAGACGTGGCGGAGGCCGTTCTCTGGCTGGCGAGTGATCGCTCGGCGAAAACGACAGGGGCGATGATCCCCGTCGACGGAGGGCTCCGGGAAGCGTTCCCGCGATAGGGCGGTGACCGGGGCGAGTGCGTGATGCTCGCGGGCGATGGGACTTTACGGCTGCGCGGCGCGGGCTCCGGCGCGCGTCCGCGCGCTGATCAGGAGAGTCAGCAGCTCGTTGAACGGCGTCGCGATGCCCAGGCGGTTCCCACGACGCCAGACCTCGCCGTTGATCGCGTCGATCTCCGTTTGGCGTCCGCGCTCTAGATCCTGGAGCATCGAGCTGCGGTGAACGAAGGTCGCGGGCAGCAGCGACCCGTAAAAGTAGTCGCGATAAGCGGCCGCGGACGACCAGTCGAGCGGGACGTTCTCGGCGAGGGCGACGGCGAACGCCTCATCGATCACGCGGTCCATGATGGCCCTCAGAGCCGAGTCCTCTCCCAGGGCGCCGTAGTGGAGGTTGAGGAGCGCGCCCACGGCATTGAGCGGAGCGTTGTAGAGGACCTTTGCCCACAGGTATGAGACGATCGAGTCAGTCGCCCTGCAATCGATCCGTGCCCGCCGGAATGTGTCCGCGAGCCCGCGTGCCCGGCCCATTGCTCCGGTGGCCCGAGCGTCGAGCGGGCCAAAGACGACCGGAGCTGCCTGGACCGTCACGGTGACGCAGCCTGGCCTGGGAATGCGCGCGCCAACCAGCACGCTTGCGCCCAGGCTGCGCGCGGGACCGAAGGCGCGGGCCAGCGCCTCTAGGTTCCCCAACCCGTTCTGCAGCGATAGCACGTCGCCCGCTGGCGCGACGCGGTCAGCGATGGATGCCACCATGGACTCGGTGTCGTACGCCTTCACGCACAATAGGACGAGGTCGAAGGGGCTGTGCAGCTCGGATGGCTGCTCCGCGAGGTGAAATCCCGAGACGTGGTGCTCGCCCCAGATACCGTCGATTCGCAGCCCGTGGCTGGCGATG
The nucleotide sequence above comes from Chloroflexota bacterium. Encoded proteins:
- the rhaD gene encoding bifunctional rhamnulose-1-phosphate aldolase/short-chain dehydrogenase codes for the protein MRNCWVDDEAGTSPLQQLVYLSRVMGREEALVVWGGGNTSIKVTEPDLLGRPTNLLLIKGTGSDMKAAEPKDFPAVRLDDIRASFAREAMTDEEMVAYFARCMVDPSAPRPSIETLLHGYLDATAVAHSHADAILALTNTTGREETVSEALGRDVALVPYRRPGFQLAKEVAIAVRNNPDARGVVLMNHGLITWGETAREAYDRHIDLVSRAEEIVSRRAPHASAAAAHGVQALPAQKRRDLAARLAPVLRGLLSQRARKILRFDDGADILDFLASPRLADVTRAGAATPDHMLNTKRRPLVLAAPDPSDLAGITDALRESVARYCEEEEAHYARFRTDEPLLDSAPRVVLMPGIGMWTSGRDARGALIPADIYHHTVRVVTGAEAIDRYASLSERDAFDAEYWPLELYKLSLAPPDRDLAGRIALVTGAAGAIGRAIARRLAEEGAHVVVSDLDEEGAAEVAGAIVKQRGHARAVSVRLDVTDEASVERAFDFARLTYGGLDLLVSNAGVAHVAPVEELSLADWEQSLAINATGHFLAARAAMRLFREQRIGGAMVFVATKNVTAPGKDFGAYSAAKAAEAQLARVLAIEGGEYGVRVNMVNPDAVFAGSGLWSNEVRQQRASSYGIPVDELEAHYSQRNLLRARITAEDVAEAVLWLASDRSAKTTGAMIPVDGGLREAFPR
- a CDS encoding ketopantoate reductase family protein; protein product: MTEIVCRRVLVAGCGAIGSVFGGLLRYSGHEVTLLGRPWHLDAIASHGLRIDGIWGEHHVSGFHLAEQPSELHSPFDLVLLCVKAYDTESMVASIADRVAPAGDVLSLQNGLGNLEALARAFGPARSLGASVLVGARIPRPGCVTVTVQAAPVVFGPLDARATGAMGRARGLADTFRRARIDCRATDSIVSYLWAKVLYNAPLNAVGALLNLHYGALGEDSALRAIMDRVIDEAFAVALAENVPLDWSSAAAYRDYFYGSLLPATFVHRSSMLQDLERGRQTEIDAINGEVWRRGNRLGIATPFNELLTLLISARTRAGARAAQP